The sequence below is a genomic window from Flagellimonas marinaquae.
GGGTTGCCGACAAATTTAAACCTAACCGATTATAGGGCTGACCCATGTTGGCAAATGGCATTAACTCGAAATCGTCCTTTCTTAGGTAATTATATATGTAATCCTTTTTAATGGTAAGTGTTGTGTCTACAATTGTAGTATCCTTGTTGTAGGATATGATCTTGTAATCATGGATAGTAATAGAATCCTTGGCAGTGGGCTTTGCTGGTTTCTTTAAATTTCCCTTGGGTTTATCCTTGGCTATAGAATCTTTGGATTGCAAAAGAGGACCTTCTTTTGGATCTAGATCTAAAGTATCCGCCTTTTTGGTTGGCGGCAAGGAATCCTGCTGCGCCATTATGAATTGTCCTAGTAAGATAAATAGGGTAACAAATAAAATTCTCATTCCACGTTATTGCTTGGACAAAGGTAAAAGTTTTGTTTCTAAAGAAATGTGAAAAGTTCAAACACAAAAAAACCCTGCCAAATGGCAGGGTTTTTAAATCTCTTACTAAGAAATATTTAGTATCCAGGGTTTTGGTCCGCAGTACCAATCTCTGAATTACGCTCTATCTCTTGTTGAGGGATAGGCCATAAATTATTTCTTTCTGCTATATAGGTATTGTTTGCTTTATTGGATATAACATCATCGGCAATTCCAAGTCTAGTTATCGTAAACAACCTATCCTGACATTCTCCAAAAAACTCTACAAATCTTTCTTGTGCGATTAAATCCACCACATTAGTAGAGTTAATTGTCACATCACCAAGTCCAGCCCTTGTTCTAACCATATTAATATAGTCAGATGCCGAAGGATCATCTCTTCGAGCCAATAATTCAGCCTGCATCAATAACACATCTGCATATCTAAAAACATACACATCATCGTTACCTGCACCAGCATCGGTATACTTTGCGATATCGTTGTTTCCATCGATTAGGCCCAATCGCACATCGCCAGCTTCGAAAGCACCACTCAATTCTGCACTAGGACCAACTTCACCTCGTCCTCCATCTAAAAAGAAGAATGCATGGTTACTACCATCAGTCTCGTTAAAATCTATAGCAAAAATAGTTTCGGAAGAACTAGCTGCTACCCCACCAGCTGGGAACAAAGAAGCATAATTAGTTTCAAGGCTATACCCACCGATAACAGGAGCCAATGTGGCCTCAGCAGTTGTATAATCTCCCAATTCCATCTCAATTTTAGCTTTCAGAACTCTAGCAGCATCTTTGTTAAAGAAGTACAGTCCCAAACCTTCGGGCAATACATTAACCGCCGTTGTAATGTCAGAATAAATCAAATCATATACAGCATCCACACTTGATCTTGGTGTTGGGTTTGTATCGATATCAGTTGACGACGTAAAAGCATCAAGTATTATTGGAACTCCTCCAAAAACCTTAACCAATTTATAATACATCATTGCTCTAGCCGCTCTTGCTTGGCCTCCAATCCTATTTTGTGAATCTTGGGAGATTCCATATTCCGGATTAGCAATTGCATTAATTATAAAGTTAGCCCTGTATATGGCAGCATAATGGTCGTTCCAATATCCTGTTATTTCCACATTGTTCAAGGCAGGGTCATTAGCACCCATTTCTGCAAAACTTGGAAAAGAGCCTGTATGAGACAATTCATCCGCATACAAACCAGAAATGAATGCATCATCCCCACCAAAATTTCCAATAAACTGCATAGCACTATACATACCGATCAATGCACTCTCAGCTGAGGCCACATCGGTAATCGCAGTCTCCCCTGGCAATTCGAGCGTGGGAGTTGTATCTATAAAATCATCGGCACAACTGTAAGATATTACAGCCAATGAAATCATTAAATATTTTAAAATTTTCATATTACTTTATTTAGAATTTAAAGTTAACCCCGAATTTATATGTTCTATTCAAACCTTGCGTAAAGAAGTCGGTTCCTCTTGAAGCATTAGTATTACCAAAAGTGTTAACCTCTGGATCAAGACCTGAGTAATCTGTCCAAGTAACCAGGTTGTCTCCACCAACATATACCCTTAAAGACATTCCATTACCCAACAATTCTGGAGAAAAAGTATAACCCAATACGATTTCTTTCAATCTTACGTAAGATGCATCCTCAATAAGTCTAGAAGAATCTTGGTTGTTGTACGATTGAACTCCACCAAATCTTGGTCTAGGAATATCTGTATCGGTATTTTCTGGAGTCCAGTAATCCAATTGGCTCGCAAACTTATTAAAGCTCCAAGAACCCGTAGCTCCACCAAACGCCATGGAGTTGTTAAATATGTCTTTGTCTTCTTCGAATTGGAAGTTCGCTGAAAGATCAAAGCCTTTGAACCTAAATGTATTTCTAAAGTTACCAGTCCACTTTGGCAATGGATTCCCTATAAATACACGGTCATTGGCATTAATATCACCATTTCCATCTTGATCTACATACTTTACATCACCAGCTTCAACACCCCTTGCCACTAAAGCATCTGGTATTGTTTCGCCTTCTTGCCATAATCCATCGGCCTCCAATCCAAAGAACGCACCCAACTGCTGACCTACAGCAATTCTATTTGCAAATCCTTGATCAATCGGAATGAACTCCCCTGCAGCATCTGTTTGCAAAGATGTAACTTCATTATCTAAATATGCCACCTGGAACTGGGAAGTCCAAGAGAAATCACCTTCGAAAATCCTAGCATTGATCGAGATTTCATGCCCTTTGTTGGAAATGTCACCAACATTGGCGTTAACAGTAGTAAAACCAGAAGAGTTTCTTAGTGGCCTTGATAACAGTACATCGGTTGTTTCCTTGTTGTAGTAATCATAGGCAATATCAATTTTATTGAACAATGTGATATCAGCACCAAGGTCGTACTGCGTAGTGGTTTCCCATGATAAATCAGGAGCACCCAATTGAGTAATTGCAGTACCAGGTCTTGGAGCATAGTTGGTCACCCCTGCCAAAAATCTTGAACCAAAGTTCCCAATACCGGATTGGTTACCTGTTTTACCCCACGACGCTCTTACTTTAAAAGTGGTTAGAACATTGTTCTTGAACCAATCCTCCTCAGACATCAAATATGCAGCAGACGCAGCTGGAAAGTATCCAATTGCATTGCCCGCACCAAAAACAGAGGAAGCATCCGCTCTCATAGTTCCTTCAAGAAACACTTTTTCTTTGTATGAAAGACCCACTCTACCAAAATATGAGAAAATTTTGTTTTCTCTAATCTCATTGAACGCATCAATTGGAACAGCTCCAGCACCAGGCAATTCAAAACCTGCAGGAATACTCTGAGTTTGGGTTACGATATCATCCGTATTGGTACCTTCGAAAGTATAACCTAATAGCCCACTTAAATCCCAATTACCAAAGGTATCACTATAATTTAATGTAGTTGTAACATTCCATCTATTGATCAGGTTGATTTCCTTTGTTGAATCACCGCCCGAAGCAATACCTCGTCTGGATGTGGCCGGAGTGAAAACCAATTCTTTAAAATCCAACCTTTCCAAAGAAGCCTTGGAATAAACATTGATCTTAGGCGTAAACTTATATCTTAATCCTAAATTAGAGATCATTCTAAAAGTTCTTGTATCCGATTTATCCACTACAGCGTTTTGTAATGGGTTCGAAAATGTAAATGGACTTGTATTGTAAGTACCATCCTCATTAAACAAAGTATTACCGGGAGTTTCAAGAACCGAGGTAGTTAACGCCCCATAGATATTGTTATCTCCGTTGATCCTAGAGTTATCAGACTGTGAAACTGTTACAGCAGCATCCAAATCAAGCTTATCTGTAGCTTTGAAATTTGCATTAAAAGTCAAAGACCTACGATCGAAACCTTGATTTTTGATTACACCTTCTTGATTAAAGTCAGAAAAGTTTGCATAGAAACGAGCCTTTTCGGACCCTCCAGACACAGTAACATCCATAGTTTTGACTACCGCTGGACTACCCCTGTAGATTGCATCTACATAGTTATCCCCCCAATCCGAAGCATACAACTCATCTAAAGAAGCAAAACCTTGCTGGTCCAAAATATTTGGAAAACTTGCACCTAGACCTCCTGTAGACAGCAGTCCCGGAGCACCGAAAGCATCCTCAAAAGCAGTATCCGCAAACTGATAATATTGACCAGCCGTAAACACTTCATACCTGTTAATTTCTTTCTGGTAACCAATTTGTGAGTTAACCTCAACAGTAACTTTACCAGCCTTACCTCTTTTAGTGGTAATCAAAACAACACCATTTGCCCCTCGAGCACCGTAAATTGCGGCAGAAGAAGCATCTTTCAATACCTGAATAGATTCAATGTCGTTAAAGTTCAGGTTCGCCAAAACATCATTGTCCTGACCACCGAATGCGTTAGCACCCACTGAACCTGACAAAATCGGCACTCCATCCACCACATATAAAGGCTCATTGGAACCATTAATGGAACTCGCACCACGAACTCTAACAGAGAACGCAGTTCCGGGAGCACCAGAGTTCTGGTTAACCTGCAATCCGTTCGCAGCACCCTGAAGAGCTCCAGAAATTGTTGGTGTAACAATGTTTTTTACCGTCTCGGCATCTACTTTGGCAACCGATGTAGTCAAAGATTTCTTGGTCTGCTCACCAAAACCTACCACTACAACCTCTTCCAGAGCCTGAGCATCTTGCTCCATCTGAACGTTTATGCTTGAAGAAGCACCTACCGTTCTATCGACTGTTTTTTGGCCGATATAGCTAAAACGCAATACTTGACCTGTACTTACGGCAATTGTGTAATTACCATCAAAATCCGTTTGTGTTCCGTTTGACGTTCCAACAACGACTACGGCCACACCAGGAAGTGGCAAACCATCTTGGTCGGTCACATTTCCTGAAACTGTTTTCTCTTGTGCGTAAGAGAAAGAAATGCACAACGCCAACAAAGGCGTCAGCATCCATGCTAACTTAGCTTTCATTTATTTCATTTTTTGAATTAGTCCGCCCAAAAATCAATATAAAAAGTTAATATTCAAAAAAATTAACACCTTTGCCCAGAACCGACAAAGCCAACAATAATCAATATTTTTGATAATTTTAACATATTATTAGCAACACAAATCCCTATATATGTGATATGTAAGAATTTTTTTAACTTTTCTTTAATTAAAATGCATTTCTTGATAGCGACACTGTTAAATTTTGATAATTTATGTTAAAGTTGTGTTACCGTTCCGTTGTTGAAACCGGCACCGACGAAGCCGGAAGAGGCTGCCTCGCTGGCCCCGTAACCGCTGCAGCGATAATTCTACCGCCCAAATTTTCCAACAACATCCTAAACGACTCGAAACAGCTTTCTGAAAACAAACGAGCCAGGTTAAGGCCTATTTTGGAAAAAGAAGCCGTCTCTTATTCCGTTTGCCATGTTTTTCAGGAAGAAATCGACGAAATAAACATTTTAAACGCTTCCTTTTTAGCAATGCACAGGGCTATAGACAAACTAGAGCCACGCCCTTCCTTTATTATAGTGGATGGAAACCGATTTAAACCTTATCCAAATATTGAACACGAATGCATCGTAAAAGGTGACGGAAAATACATGAGCATTGCAGCCGCCTCTGTTTTGGCAAAAACCTACCGAGATGAGTACATGGCCAAGATCCATGAAGAGTTCCCCATGTACAATTGGAAAAAAAACAAAGGTTACCCTACAAAAGAACACAGGGAGGCCATTCTAAAACATGGCCTAACAAAATACCATCGAAAAAGCTTTAGACAACTTCCCGATCAGTTGACACTGGATATTTAAAAACGCTAACTTTGTGTCAAACTTCAAGAATGAGACCAAAGGTACTTTTTTGTTTGCTCCCCTTAATCCTACTATCCTGCACAAAAGAAGTAAAGACCAAAGATTCTTTATTGGAACATTTACCGCCCGACCCTTCCCTTGTTATCAAAATATCCAATCTCACCAATTTTAAAAGTGAGCTAAAGAACAACGCATCGCTACAATCGGTAGAGCGATTTTCCGGCTTGCAAGAAATAATGGCAAGGGTAAAAGGACTGGATCACCTCAATACAGAACAGACCTGTATACTTGCTCTTTATGAAGTAGGCAAGGACAATTTTGATTACGTACTGGCCGCAAAAAATGAATCCGGGCTGTTCAATGTAGATAGCGTTGCGAACAAAACGGTTGAAACCTTGAGCTATGAGGGTGCCAACATTACAAAATACAGCCTGGATGGACTGGAGGTTTTTAGCCTCAATAAAAACAAGGAGATTTTGATGAGTTCCTCCCTGATGCTTTTGGAGAACATCGTTCGGCTTGGCCACAACACTTTGGTAGACCCGGTTTTGGAAAAATTGTACCAGGCCAGTTCCAAAAACAAATCAGCTACTCTGTTTATAAATCCGGCCAGCAATGCCGCCCTGCTACCGGTAAAAGAGATCCATGAAATCGCCAATCCGTTTTCTTCATGGATATCGTTGGATTTTACCGCCAATTCGGACGAAGTCAATCTAAACGGAGTGGCCATGGCACCAGATTCCATAAAAAGCTTCGTCAATTTGTTCAAGGGCACCTCTCCCCTTTCCAACAAAACGCCGACATATGCGCCAATTAATGCCCAGGCTATTGTATCGTATACTTTTGACGATTATCAGGTATTCGCTAAAAATCAAAACAACTATTTGGATAGGGTCAGAAAAGTGGACTCCCTTTTTAACACCATAGAGGAAGTCGGTGTGATCTATTTGAACAACCAAAAGGTTGTACTGTTAAAATCTTTCGGCACAGAAAGTCTATACGATTATCTTGATCAAAGGAAAACAGCTTCACAAACCTACCAAGGCAACGAGATATTGGAGCTTCAAGAAAAAAGATGGGTGGAGCAGAGTTTTACGCCGCTTGTACAAAATTTTGAATCCAATTTTTGCACATTACTTGATAATAGCTTTATTTTTTCCGAAAACAAGGAAGCATTACAAACCATAGTCAGTAGCTACAAAAGTTCATCCTCATTGGATAAAGATCAAGGCTATCTCACCGCAAAGGCTTCTTTGGCAAATGAATCCAGCATCCTGTTTGTTTCGGATGAAACAGGTATCAATTTACTTGCAGAGCGAGAACTTTCCACTGAAATGGTTTCCGACATCAAAGACAGCGATTTTAAGGATCAAGTTTTTGCCTCACAAATGGTAATGGACAACGGCTTTGGGCATTTTAATATTCTTGTGTCCAAAATTGCCAAAAGAC
It includes:
- a CDS encoding RagB/SusD family nutrient uptake outer membrane protein; translation: MAVISYSCADDFIDTTPTLELPGETAITDVASAESALIGMYSAMQFIGNFGGDDAFISGLYADELSHTGSFPSFAEMGANDPALNNVEITGYWNDHYAAIYRANFIINAIANPEYGISQDSQNRIGGQARAARAMMYYKLVKVFGGVPIILDAFTSSTDIDTNPTPRSSVDAVYDLIYSDITTAVNVLPEGLGLYFFNKDAARVLKAKIEMELGDYTTAEATLAPVIGGYSLETNYASLFPAGGVAASSSETIFAIDFNETDGSNHAFFFLDGGRGEVGPSAELSGAFEAGDVRLGLIDGNNDIAKYTDAGAGNDDVYVFRYADVLLMQAELLARRDDPSASDYINMVRTRAGLGDVTINSTNVVDLIAQERFVEFFGECQDRLFTITRLGIADDVISNKANNTYIAERNNLWPIPQQEIERNSEIGTADQNPGY
- a CDS encoding SusC/RagA family TonB-linked outer membrane protein — encoded protein: MKAKLAWMLTPLLALCISFSYAQEKTVSGNVTDQDGLPLPGVAVVVVGTSNGTQTDFDGNYTIAVSTGQVLRFSYIGQKTVDRTVGASSSINVQMEQDAQALEEVVVVGFGEQTKKSLTTSVAKVDAETVKNIVTPTISGALQGAANGLQVNQNSGAPGTAFSVRVRGASSINGSNEPLYVVDGVPILSGSVGANAFGGQDNDVLANLNFNDIESIQVLKDASSAAIYGARGANGVVLITTKRGKAGKVTVEVNSQIGYQKEINRYEVFTAGQYYQFADTAFEDAFGAPGLLSTGGLGASFPNILDQQGFASLDELYASDWGDNYVDAIYRGSPAVVKTMDVTVSGGSEKARFYANFSDFNQEGVIKNQGFDRRSLTFNANFKATDKLDLDAAVTVSQSDNSRINGDNNIYGALTTSVLETPGNTLFNEDGTYNTSPFTFSNPLQNAVVDKSDTRTFRMISNLGLRYKFTPKINVYSKASLERLDFKELVFTPATSRRGIASGGDSTKEINLINRWNVTTTLNYSDTFGNWDLSGLLGYTFEGTNTDDIVTQTQSIPAGFELPGAGAVPIDAFNEIRENKIFSYFGRVGLSYKEKVFLEGTMRADASSVFGAGNAIGYFPAASAAYLMSEEDWFKNNVLTTFKVRASWGKTGNQSGIGNFGSRFLAGVTNYAPRPGTAITQLGAPDLSWETTTQYDLGADITLFNKIDIAYDYYNKETTDVLLSRPLRNSSGFTTVNANVGDISNKGHEISINARIFEGDFSWTSQFQVAYLDNEVTSLQTDAAGEFIPIDQGFANRIAVGQQLGAFFGLEADGLWQEGETIPDALVARGVEAGDVKYVDQDGNGDINANDRVFIGNPLPKWTGNFRNTFRFKGFDLSANFQFEEDKDIFNNSMAFGGATGSWSFNKFASQLDYWTPENTDTDIPRPRFGGVQSYNNQDSSRLIEDASYVRLKEIVLGYTFSPELLGNGMSLRVYVGGDNLVTWTDYSGLDPEVNTFGNTNASRGTDFFTQGLNRTYKFGVNFKF
- a CDS encoding ribonuclease HII — protein: MRPKVLFCLLPLILLSCTKEVKTKDSLLEHLPPDPSLVIKISNLTNFKSELKNNASLQSVERFSGLQEIMARVKGLDHLNTEQTCILALYEVGKDNFDYVLAAKNESGLFNVDSVANKTVETLSYEGANITKYSLDGLEVFSLNKNKEILMSSSLMLLENIVRLGHNTLVDPVLEKLYQASSKNKSATLFINPASNAALLPVKEIHEIANPFSSWISLDFTANSDEVNLNGVAMAPDSIKSFVNLFKGTSPLSNKTPTYAPINAQAIVSYTFDDYQVFAKNQNNYLDRVRKVDSLFNTIEEVGVIYLNNQKVVLLKSFGTESLYDYLDQRKTASQTYQGNEILELQEKRWVEQSFTPLVQNFESNFCTLLDNSFIFSENKEALQTIVSSYKSSSSLDKDQGYLTAKASLANESSILFVSDETGINLLAERELSTEMVSDIKDSDFKDQVFASQMVMDNGFGHFNILVSKIAKRQEQNTVSPLFTLELNTDLATDPQFVKNHRTKKQEVVVQDQNNVLYLISTDGKILWTKQLDGRIQGDIQQVDIYKNGKLQLAFCTNDKFLIIDRNGDEVAPFNIDFDGGNLNPLAVFDYDGSRNYRFVITQGKKVFMYNNQGKIVNGFTFKEAPSNILGAPKHFRVGNKDYLVFKQDNNTLRILHRVGSDRIKVAEKIDFSNNEVFLYKNKFSVTNKAGVLHQIDTNGKLVATNFNLNADHGYYATSNTLVFMDDNILSIKGKKVELELGVYSKPKIFYIYDKIYVAVTDIQNQQIYLFDSQAKPIPNFPVYGSSLIDLSDMDNDKKLELVAKDQDNSLIVYKIN
- a CDS encoding ribonuclease HII, giving the protein MLKLCYRSVVETGTDEAGRGCLAGPVTAAAIILPPKFSNNILNDSKQLSENKRARLRPILEKEAVSYSVCHVFQEEIDEINILNASFLAMHRAIDKLEPRPSFIIVDGNRFKPYPNIEHECIVKGDGKYMSIAAASVLAKTYRDEYMAKIHEEFPMYNWKKNKGYPTKEHREAILKHGLTKYHRKSFRQLPDQLTLDI